From Herbiconiux flava, one genomic window encodes:
- the ribH gene encoding 6,7-dimethyl-8-ribityllumazine synthase gives MSGAGAPQKMSDLDGTGLKITIVAGTWHTVITDGLLAGARSTLEKANVEISELRVAGSFELPVVSKAALEAGADAVVALGVIIRGGTPHFEYVSDAATSGLTQVSILTGKPVGFGVLTLDTEQQGLDRAGLPGSKEDKGAEAAEAAIATALTLRALRG, from the coding sequence ATGAGCGGAGCCGGAGCACCCCAGAAGATGAGCGACCTCGACGGGACGGGGCTGAAGATCACCATCGTCGCCGGAACCTGGCACACCGTCATCACCGACGGACTGCTCGCCGGTGCCCGCTCGACGCTCGAGAAGGCGAACGTCGAGATCTCGGAGCTGCGGGTGGCGGGCAGCTTCGAGCTGCCGGTGGTGTCGAAGGCGGCACTCGAGGCCGGGGCCGACGCGGTCGTGGCGCTCGGCGTGATCATCCGCGGCGGCACCCCGCACTTCGAGTACGTCTCGGACGCGGCGACCTCGGGGCTGACGCAGGTGAGCATCCTGACCGGGAAGCCGGTGGGCTTCGGCGTGCTGACGCTCGACACCGAGCAGCAGGGACTCGACCGAGCCGGGCTGCCCGGGTCGAAGGAGGACAAGGGCGCCGAGGCGGCCGAGGCCGCCATCGCGACGGCGCTGACGCTGCGCGCGCTGCGCGGCTAG
- a CDS encoding polyprenol monophosphomannose synthase — protein MAKTIVVIPTYNEIASIASVIDRIHLTTAGTHVLIVDDNSPDGTGRLADELAAADERVHVLHRSEKNGLGAAYGAGFAWALERDYDYVVEMDADGSHQPEELPRLIGLLDGGDDMGIGTRWIPGGTIVNWPLHRKLISRAGTFYSRVMLRSRLHDLTSGYRGFRAEALRSVDFTRVASQGYCFQIEMAWQFERSGARVGEFPITFIERAEGVSKMSTGIVVEALTKVTLWGLASAVGRAPAPLPLRADVAR, from the coding sequence GTGGCGAAGACGATCGTCGTGATACCGACCTACAACGAGATCGCCTCGATCGCAAGCGTGATCGATCGCATCCATCTCACGACGGCCGGGACGCACGTGCTGATCGTCGACGACAACTCCCCCGACGGCACCGGTCGCCTCGCCGACGAGCTCGCCGCCGCCGACGAGCGCGTGCACGTGCTGCACCGCTCCGAGAAGAACGGCCTCGGCGCCGCCTACGGGGCCGGCTTCGCCTGGGCGCTCGAGCGCGATTACGACTACGTCGTCGAGATGGACGCCGACGGCTCGCACCAGCCCGAGGAGCTCCCCCGCCTGATCGGCCTGCTCGACGGCGGCGACGACATGGGCATCGGCACCCGGTGGATCCCGGGTGGCACCATCGTCAACTGGCCGCTGCACCGCAAGCTCATCTCGCGCGCCGGCACCTTCTACTCCCGGGTGATGCTGCGCTCACGGCTGCACGACCTGACCAGCGGCTACCGCGGCTTCCGCGCCGAGGCTCTGCGCTCCGTCGACTTCACCCGCGTGGCCTCGCAGGGCTACTGCTTCCAGATCGAGATGGCGTGGCAGTTCGAGCGCTCCGGGGCCCGGGTCGGCGAGTTCCCGATCACCTTCATCGAGCGCGCCGAGGGCGTATCGAAGATGTCGACGGGCATCGTCGTGGAGGCGCTGACGAAGGTCACGCTGTGGGGGCTCGCGAGCGCCGTCGGGCGCGCCCCGGCGCCGCTGCCGCTCCGCGCCGACGTCGCCCGCTGA
- a CDS encoding riboflavin synthase: MFTGIIEELGEIVALEHTADAAVITVRAPLAVSDARHGDSIAVSGVCLTVVDRTPDSFRADVMAQTLRMSTLGELAPGSRVNLERAARVGDRLGGHIVQGHVDGTAEVLSVTPGEAWSVLRFSLPDGLAALVVDKGSISVAGVSLTVSDVSPAEAGDPFWFEVSLIPETLAATTLGALAPGDRVNLETDVLARHVQRLVALGSPTAPGTPTAAESPTAPEGIAS, encoded by the coding sequence ATGTTCACCGGAATCATCGAGGAGCTGGGCGAGATCGTCGCCCTCGAGCACACCGCCGACGCCGCCGTGATCACGGTGCGCGCCCCGCTCGCCGTGAGCGACGCCCGGCACGGCGACTCCATCGCCGTCTCCGGCGTCTGCCTGACCGTGGTCGACCGGACGCCCGACAGCTTCCGCGCCGACGTGATGGCGCAGACGCTGCGCATGTCGACCCTCGGCGAGCTCGCCCCCGGCAGCCGCGTCAATCTCGAGCGCGCCGCCCGCGTCGGCGACCGGCTGGGCGGTCACATCGTGCAGGGCCACGTCGACGGCACGGCCGAGGTGCTGAGTGTGACGCCCGGCGAGGCGTGGAGCGTGCTGCGCTTCTCGCTGCCCGACGGCCTCGCCGCGCTCGTGGTCGACAAGGGCTCGATCTCGGTGGCGGGGGTCTCGCTGACCGTGTCCGACGTGTCGCCGGCCGAGGCCGGAGACCCGTTCTGGTTCGAGGTCTCGCTCATCCCCGAGACGCTCGCCGCCACCACCCTCGGTGCGCTGGCCCCGGGAGACCGCGTCAACCTCGAGACCGACGTGCTCGCCCGGCACGTGCAGCGGCTCGTCGCCCTCGGCTCGCCGACGGCACCCGGTACGCCGACGGCAGCCGAGTCGCCGACCGCCCCGGAAGGGATCGCGTCATGA
- the trpS gene encoding tryptophan--tRNA ligase, translating to MTDSTPKPRLLSGMQPSADSLHLGNYIGALLSWKALQETHDAFFFLADLHAITVPQDPARLRENSRRTAAQYIAAGIDPDRSTLFVQSHVPAHAELAWVLNTITGFGEAARMTQFKDKAVKQGQDSASVGLFTYPILQAGDILLYQAVDVPVGEDQRQHVELTRDLATRFNSRFGETFTMPKPYILKESAKVYDLQNPGSKMSKSAESAAGLIWLLDDPKVSVKKIMRAVTDADGEVRYDQAEKPGLANLLTIFAILDHRSIDSVVEEFAGGGYGTLKKALAEIVVATVEPIRARTLELMDDPAELDRILAANADRADEVASATLATVYDRVGFLPRHRR from the coding sequence ATGACCGATTCCACCCCGAAGCCCCGACTGCTGTCGGGCATGCAGCCCTCCGCCGACTCGCTCCACCTGGGCAACTACATCGGTGCGCTGCTGAGCTGGAAGGCGCTGCAGGAGACGCACGACGCCTTCTTCTTCCTCGCCGACCTGCACGCCATCACGGTTCCGCAAGACCCGGCGCGGCTGCGCGAGAACTCCCGCCGAACCGCCGCCCAGTACATCGCCGCCGGGATCGACCCCGACCGCTCGACGCTGTTCGTCCAGTCGCACGTGCCGGCGCACGCCGAGCTCGCCTGGGTGCTGAACACCATCACCGGCTTCGGCGAGGCCGCGCGCATGACGCAGTTCAAGGACAAGGCGGTGAAGCAGGGTCAGGACTCGGCCTCGGTCGGCCTGTTCACGTATCCGATCCTGCAGGCCGGCGACATCCTGCTCTACCAGGCGGTCGACGTGCCCGTGGGCGAGGACCAGCGACAGCACGTGGAACTCACGCGCGACCTGGCGACCCGGTTCAACTCGCGCTTCGGCGAGACGTTCACCATGCCGAAGCCGTACATCCTGAAGGAGTCGGCGAAGGTCTACGACCTGCAGAACCCCGGCTCGAAGATGTCGAAGTCGGCGGAGTCGGCGGCCGGGCTGATCTGGCTGCTGGACGACCCGAAGGTCTCGGTGAAGAAGATCATGCGGGCCGTCACCGACGCCGACGGTGAGGTGCGCTACGACCAGGCCGAGAAGCCGGGGCTGGCGAACCTGCTGACGATCTTCGCCATCCTCGACCATCGCTCGATCGACTCGGTCGTCGAGGAGTTCGCCGGAGGCGGGTACGGCACGCTGAAGAAGGCGCTGGCCGAGATCGTGGTGGCGACGGTGGAGCCGATCCGGGCGCGAACGCTCGAGCTGATGGACGACCCGGCCGAGCTCGACCGAATCCTCGCGGCGAACGCCGACCGTGCCGACGAGGTGGCGTCGGCGACCCTGGCGACCGTGTACGACCGGGTGGGGTTCCTGCCGCGCCACCGGCGCTGA
- a CDS encoding GtrA family protein, protein MSSAPASPSRLRVLFFEVVRFGMVGGLGFIVDLAVFNLLVVTVLAPAQLHEGPLIAKLISASLAIVVNWLGNRYWTFRHRRRSDMLRESIEFFVVSVIGTGIGLACLWFSHYVLGFTSLLADNISGNVIGLALGSLFRFVLYRVWVFGEHRPRAPRVTLPRVEPAEQLGTTAS, encoded by the coding sequence ATGAGCAGTGCCCCCGCGTCGCCGTCGCGACTCCGCGTCCTCTTCTTCGAGGTCGTCCGGTTCGGCATGGTCGGGGGCCTCGGCTTCATCGTCGATCTGGCGGTGTTCAACCTCCTCGTGGTGACGGTGCTGGCTCCGGCGCAGCTGCACGAGGGTCCGCTGATCGCCAAGCTCATCTCGGCGTCGCTGGCCATCGTGGTCAACTGGCTCGGCAACCGGTACTGGACGTTCCGGCACCGCCGCCGCTCCGACATGCTGCGCGAGAGCATCGAGTTCTTCGTCGTCAGCGTCATCGGCACGGGCATCGGCCTGGCCTGCCTGTGGTTCTCGCACTACGTCCTGGGATTCACCTCGCTGCTCGCCGACAACATCTCGGGCAACGTGATCGGGCTCGCGCTCGGCTCGCTGTTCCGCTTCGTGCTCTATCGCGTCTGGGTGTTCGGCGAGCACCGTCCGCGGGCGCCCCGCGTCACGCTGCCCCGCGTCGAGCCCGCCGAGCAGCTCGGCACCACCGCCTCCTGA
- a CDS encoding PfkB family carbohydrate kinase — MGVVVVLGSLNIDSTVTVERHPRPGETLLGGDLVKHFGGKGANQAVAAARAGAKVGFVGRVGDDADGDAYLRRLAQYQIDTTHIGRTPGVATGHAAIAVDAAGENTIIVSPGANARVTTGDLAPLRSLAPGDVLLASLEVSLEVVAEAARIAAAQGARVVLNLAPYAALPTDVLDLADPVVVNEHENEQLGADGLAPRSVLVTLGSRGSRWGAAEVPAGAVTTVVDTTGAGDCYCGTLAAALAAGFSDADAMQAASTAAAASVGWVGAQP, encoded by the coding sequence ATGGGCGTGGTGGTCGTTCTCGGTTCGCTGAACATCGACTCGACGGTGACGGTCGAGCGGCACCCCCGGCCGGGTGAGACGCTGCTCGGCGGCGACCTCGTGAAGCACTTCGGCGGGAAGGGCGCGAACCAGGCCGTCGCGGCGGCCCGCGCGGGTGCCAAGGTCGGCTTCGTGGGGCGGGTCGGCGACGACGCCGACGGAGACGCGTACCTCCGCCGGCTGGCCCAGTACCAGATCGACACGACCCACATCGGGCGCACTCCGGGCGTCGCCACGGGTCACGCCGCGATCGCGGTCGACGCCGCCGGTGAGAACACGATCATCGTCTCGCCGGGCGCCAATGCGCGCGTGACCACCGGCGATCTCGCCCCGCTGCGCTCGCTCGCGCCCGGCGACGTGCTGCTCGCCTCGCTCGAGGTCTCGCTCGAGGTGGTGGCCGAGGCCGCGCGGATCGCCGCTGCCCAGGGGGCCCGCGTCGTGCTGAACCTGGCGCCCTACGCCGCGCTTCCGACCGACGTGCTCGACCTCGCCGACCCGGTGGTGGTGAACGAGCACGAGAACGAGCAGCTCGGCGCCGACGGACTCGCGCCTCGATCGGTGCTCGTCACCCTCGGCTCCCGGGGGTCGCGCTGGGGTGCGGCCGAGGTGCCGGCCGGTGCGGTGACGACCGTGGTCGACACCACCGGGGCCGGCGACTGCTACTGCGGCACGCTGGCGGCGGCGCTCGCCGCGGGCTTCAGCGACGCCGACGCGATGCAGGCGGCGTCGACGGCGGCCGCCGCCTCGGTGGGGTGGGTGGGCGCGCAGCCCTGA
- the ribD gene encoding bifunctional diaminohydroxyphosphoribosylaminopyrimidine deaminase/5-amino-6-(5-phosphoribosylamino)uracil reductase RibD — protein MKNASDTTADAEVTALHRALELSLRGPRHGVNPQVGCVLLSPSGEVLGEGWHRGAGTPHAEVAALASAAEVHGPEAARGATAVVTLEPCDHHGRTGPCSVALIEAGVARVVYGAADPGRASSGGAERMRAAGLEVVAGVEAAAVEEAIRPWLTAVRHHRPFVTVKWASSLDGRAAAADGSSRWITGPEARADVHRRRADADAIVVGIGTVLADDPELTARGENGLLPHQPAPVVLGRRAVPDGARLHAHPLALRRFDGHDLDAVLGALYDDEVRSVFVEGGPTLASAFLAAGLADELVVYLAPTLIGGPFTALGELGVGSMDAQRRLTITGVDRLGDDLRIVARPATTTDTSATAPAATKE, from the coding sequence ATGAAGAACGCGAGCGACACCACGGCAGACGCCGAGGTCACCGCGCTGCACCGCGCCCTCGAGCTGTCGCTCCGTGGCCCCCGGCACGGGGTGAACCCGCAGGTCGGCTGCGTGCTGCTGTCCCCCTCGGGCGAGGTGCTCGGCGAGGGCTGGCACCGCGGCGCCGGCACCCCGCACGCCGAGGTCGCGGCCCTGGCCTCGGCCGCCGAGGTGCACGGGCCCGAGGCGGCCCGGGGCGCCACCGCCGTCGTCACCCTCGAGCCCTGCGACCACCACGGCCGCACCGGCCCCTGCAGCGTCGCCCTGATCGAGGCCGGCGTCGCCCGCGTCGTCTACGGTGCGGCCGACCCGGGCCGGGCGTCCTCGGGCGGGGCCGAGCGGATGCGCGCGGCCGGCCTCGAGGTCGTCGCCGGGGTCGAGGCGGCCGCCGTCGAGGAGGCGATCCGTCCCTGGCTCACGGCCGTGCGCCACCACCGCCCCTTCGTCACGGTCAAATGGGCCTCGAGCCTCGACGGCCGCGCGGCCGCCGCCGACGGCTCCAGCCGCTGGATCACCGGGCCGGAGGCCCGGGCCGACGTGCACCGGCGCCGCGCCGACGCCGACGCGATCGTGGTGGGCATCGGCACGGTGCTCGCCGACGATCCGGAGCTGACCGCGCGGGGCGAGAACGGCCTGCTGCCTCATCAGCCGGCACCCGTCGTGCTCGGGCGGCGGGCGGTTCCCGACGGCGCGCGGCTGCACGCGCATCCGCTGGCCCTTCGCCGATTCGACGGGCATGACCTCGACGCCGTGCTCGGCGCGCTCTACGACGACGAGGTGCGCTCGGTGTTCGTGGAGGGAGGGCCGACACTGGCCAGCGCGTTCCTCGCCGCCGGGCTCGCCGACGAGCTCGTCGTGTACCTCGCCCCGACCCTGATCGGCGGGCCGTTCACCGCGCTCGGCGAGCTCGGCGTCGGCAGCATGGACGCGCAGCGCCGCCTCACCATCACCGGGGTGGACCGCCTCGGCGACGACCTGCGGATCGTCGCCCGGCCGGCCACCACCACCGACACCTCGGCGACCGCCCCGGCCGCCACGAAGGAGTAG
- a CDS encoding MFS transporter, giving the protein MSSTTVDAPPTTPRNTRGRVILASLIGTSIEFYDFYVYATAAVLVFPTLFFANSDPTISLLSSFAVFGVAFVARPVGSIVFGHFGDRIGRKRTLVASLLTMGIATVLIGALPTGQTPGWEILAPGFLVLFRFCQGLGLGGEWSGAALLATENAPKGRRAIYGTFPQLGAPIGFIIANVVFLILSTTLSTEAFLAWGWRVPFLASAVLVIIGLYVRFKLVETPAFTRVVEKGEVAKLPLARVFKTSWRPLILGTFIMLATYVLFYLMTTFTLTFGTTASSVENAQAAADAAGKPFDASSFVPGLGYSRNDFLIMLVVGCVFFGIFTLVSGPLAERFGRRMTLIWTTIGIAAFGLLFVPLFAGGFVGVMTLLIVGFTLMGLTFGPMGSQLPELFPANVRYTGSAISYNVASILGAAVAPFIAVALWQAADGSPALVGNYLSLMALITLGALIISRETRDVEFDTRLT; this is encoded by the coding sequence ATGTCATCCACCACCGTCGACGCGCCGCCCACGACTCCCCGGAACACCCGGGGCCGCGTCATCCTGGCGAGCCTGATCGGCACGTCGATCGAGTTCTACGACTTCTACGTCTACGCCACCGCCGCCGTGCTGGTGTTCCCGACGCTGTTCTTCGCGAACTCCGATCCCACCATCTCCCTGCTGTCGTCGTTCGCCGTCTTCGGCGTCGCGTTCGTGGCCCGCCCCGTCGGCTCGATCGTCTTCGGACACTTCGGCGACCGCATCGGCCGCAAGCGCACCCTCGTGGCCTCACTGCTCACGATGGGCATCGCGACCGTGCTGATCGGCGCGCTGCCGACCGGCCAGACCCCGGGCTGGGAGATCCTCGCACCGGGCTTCCTCGTGCTCTTCCGCTTCTGCCAGGGCCTCGGCCTCGGCGGCGAGTGGTCGGGCGCCGCGCTGCTCGCGACCGAGAACGCCCCGAAGGGCCGCCGCGCGATCTACGGCACCTTCCCGCAGCTGGGTGCGCCGATCGGCTTCATCATCGCGAACGTGGTCTTCCTCATCCTGAGCACCACGCTCTCGACCGAGGCATTCCTCGCCTGGGGCTGGCGCGTGCCGTTCCTCGCCAGCGCCGTGCTCGTGATCATCGGCCTCTACGTGCGGTTCAAGCTCGTCGAGACGCCCGCCTTCACCCGCGTCGTCGAGAAGGGCGAGGTGGCCAAGCTGCCGCTCGCCCGCGTGTTCAAGACCAGCTGGCGCCCGCTCATCCTCGGCACCTTCATCATGCTGGCCACCTACGTGCTGTTCTACCTGATGACCACGTTCACGCTGACCTTCGGCACCACGGCCTCCTCGGTCGAGAACGCCCAGGCCGCGGCCGACGCCGCCGGCAAGCCGTTCGACGCCTCGAGCTTCGTGCCCGGGCTCGGTTACAGCCGCAACGACTTCCTGATCATGCTCGTCGTCGGCTGCGTGTTCTTCGGCATCTTCACCCTGGTCTCCGGCCCCCTGGCCGAGCGCTTCGGCCGCCGCATGACGCTGATCTGGACCACGATCGGCATCGCCGCCTTCGGCCTGCTGTTCGTGCCCCTGTTCGCGGGCGGCTTCGTCGGCGTGATGACCCTGCTGATCGTCGGCTTCACCCTGATGGGGCTGACGTTCGGGCCGATGGGCTCGCAGCTGCCCGAGCTCTTCCCCGCCAACGTGCGGTACACCGGCTCGGCCATCAGCTACAACGTCGCGTCGATCCTCGGCGCAGCGGTCGCCCCCTTCATCGCGGTGGCGCTCTGGCAGGCGGCCGACGGCTCGCCCGCACTGGTGGGCAACTACCTCTCGCTGATGGCGCTGATCACGCTCGGTGCGCTGATCATCAGCCGGGAGACCCGCGACGTGGAGTTCGACACCCGCCTCACCTGA
- a CDS encoding exodeoxyribonuclease III, with amino-acid sequence MPTKPLRLASVNVNGVRAAFRNGMGAWLDGRDVDILALQEVRAETSDLEKLLGPDWNIVHDPATAKGRAGVAIASRDRANIHRVTFGADDFDSAGRWLEADYEWGDKVVTVVSAYVHSGEAGTEKQVEKYKFLDGMLEHLPALQKHNPLAVVVGDLNVGHRTLDIRNWKGNVKRAGFLLEERAYFDRFVGAEGDPDYNAGAGLGWVDLGRRFAGEVEGPYTWWSQRGRAFDNDTGWRIDYQLATPELAATATSLTIDRAPTHAERWSDHAPVVVDYAL; translated from the coding sequence ATGCCCACGAAGCCCCTCAGACTCGCCTCGGTCAACGTCAACGGCGTGCGCGCCGCCTTCCGCAACGGCATGGGCGCCTGGCTCGACGGGCGCGACGTCGACATCCTCGCGCTGCAGGAGGTGCGGGCCGAGACGAGCGACCTCGAGAAGCTCCTCGGGCCCGACTGGAACATCGTGCACGACCCCGCCACGGCGAAGGGCCGCGCGGGCGTCGCCATCGCGAGCCGCGACCGGGCGAACATCCACCGCGTCACCTTCGGGGCCGACGACTTCGACAGCGCGGGCCGCTGGCTCGAGGCCGACTACGAGTGGGGAGACAAGGTCGTCACCGTCGTCTCGGCCTACGTGCACTCGGGTGAGGCCGGAACCGAGAAGCAGGTCGAGAAGTACAAGTTCCTCGACGGGATGCTCGAGCACCTGCCCGCGCTGCAGAAGCACAACCCTCTCGCCGTCGTCGTCGGCGACCTCAACGTCGGTCACCGCACGCTCGACATCCGCAACTGGAAGGGCAACGTGAAGCGGGCCGGCTTCCTGCTCGAGGAGCGGGCCTACTTCGACCGCTTCGTGGGCGCCGAGGGCGACCCCGATTACAACGCCGGCGCCGGGCTCGGCTGGGTCGACCTCGGGCGCCGCTTCGCGGGCGAGGTCGAGGGGCCGTACACCTGGTGGTCGCAGCGCGGCCGGGCCTTCGACAACGACACGGGGTGGCGCATCGACTACCAGTTGGCCACGCCCGAGCTCGCCGCCACGGCCACGTCGCTGACCATCGACCGGGCACCCACGCACGCCGAGCGCTGGAGCGATCACGCCCCGGTCGTCGTCGACTACGCGCTGTGA
- a CDS encoding FUSC family protein, producing the protein MTSDQPRPGRWAAVARASLAPARAFQAPSRTPLLQVLKTAVAAVVAWAVCSFVSGGQPPLFGAIAAIIVVQPSVNQSLSRAIERSIGVIAGVVVAYLVSLVFGAPSWLILLAIVLSLLVGWALRFPQSSTVQIPISAMLVLSIGAQTPGYAFERIIETVIGALIGVAVNWLVVPPVALKPAREAVTGLGREIAATMDSLATVLSAPTDEAYRTGMLVEARLLRPMQSKAQKAVDAAEESLRFNPRRTANRELLRENAELLTTLGIVTNRVLGMARAVTDHFDRTLPEEPNAVAIAEELRRAAHDLRLVLDEAAAGTAPDESTVDLEPALTAPLRAIVPDPQHWILIGSLLEDLRRVREEIVGASADLR; encoded by the coding sequence GTGACGTCCGACCAGCCCCGTCCCGGCCGCTGGGCCGCTGTAGCCCGGGCTTCTCTCGCCCCGGCCAGGGCCTTCCAGGCGCCCTCCCGCACCCCGCTGCTGCAGGTGCTGAAGACGGCGGTGGCAGCGGTCGTCGCCTGGGCGGTCTGCTCGTTCGTCTCGGGCGGCCAGCCGCCGCTGTTCGGTGCGATCGCCGCGATCATCGTCGTGCAGCCGAGCGTCAACCAGTCGCTCAGCCGGGCGATCGAGCGCTCGATCGGCGTGATCGCGGGCGTCGTGGTCGCCTACCTCGTGTCGCTCGTGTTCGGGGCGCCGAGCTGGCTGATCCTGCTGGCCATCGTGCTGTCGCTGCTCGTCGGCTGGGCGCTGCGGTTCCCGCAGTCCTCGACCGTGCAGATCCCGATCAGCGCGATGCTGGTGCTCTCGATCGGCGCCCAGACCCCGGGCTATGCGTTCGAGCGGATCATCGAGACGGTGATCGGCGCGCTGATCGGTGTCGCGGTCAACTGGCTCGTGGTGCCCCCGGTGGCGCTGAAGCCGGCGCGGGAGGCGGTCACCGGCCTCGGCCGGGAGATCGCCGCCACGATGGACAGCCTGGCCACCGTGCTGAGCGCCCCCACCGACGAGGCCTACCGCACCGGCATGCTGGTGGAGGCCCGCCTCCTCCGCCCGATGCAGTCGAAGGCGCAGAAGGCGGTCGACGCCGCCGAGGAGAGCCTGCGCTTCAACCCGCGGCGCACGGCGAACCGCGAGCTGCTGCGCGAGAACGCGGAGCTGCTGACGACGCTCGGCATCGTCACGAACCGCGTGCTCGGCATGGCCCGCGCGGTCACCGACCACTTCGACCGCACCCTGCCCGAGGAGCCGAACGCCGTCGCCATCGCGGAGGAACTGCGCCGCGCCGCGCACGACCTGCGCCTCGTGCTCGACGAGGCCGCCGCGGGCACGGCGCCCGACGAGTCGACGGTCGACCTCGAGCCGGCGCTCACCGCGCCGCTCCGGGCCATCGTGCCCGACCCGCAGCACTGGATCCTGATCGGCTCCCTGCTCGAAGACCTCCGCCGCGTGCGCGAGGAGATCGTCGGCGCCTCCGCCGACCTCCGCTGA
- the ribA gene encoding GTP cyclohydrolase II — protein MTPVFSPMSEVLDALRAGKPVLVSDAADRENEGDAILSAALASPEWIAWMVRNTSGYLCAPMPDSRADELALPLMVVNNEDTRRTAYTITIDAASGITTGIDAHDRSRTLNLLADSASTPASFIRPGHVVPLRAVPGGVRQRPGHTEAAVDLMLLAGLAPVGVIGEMMSHDGSAMKLDELREVARTEGLPITTIALMVQHLNELDAAPAVPDAPPLTVAEAAAVDLAGAPSDAAPRVQFEVETTVPTTHGALRMRAYRDLVTGADHVAILSGDLAADPRGPIVRVHSECLTGEAFGSLKCECGPQLDAALDRIAADGGVVIYLRGHEGRGIGLINKLRAYRLQEDGLDTLDANVALGLPADARDYGAAVAILNDLGAPRIRLLTNNPDKVAQLEAHGIEVADREPLIVGAGDFNRNYLDTKRDRMGHVLPGAH, from the coding sequence ATGACCCCCGTCTTCTCCCCCATGAGCGAGGTGCTCGACGCCCTCCGCGCCGGCAAGCCGGTGCTCGTCTCCGACGCCGCCGACCGCGAGAACGAGGGCGACGCGATCCTGTCGGCCGCCCTGGCCTCGCCCGAGTGGATCGCCTGGATGGTGCGGAACACCTCCGGCTACCTCTGCGCCCCCATGCCCGACAGCCGCGCCGACGAGCTCGCGCTGCCCCTCATGGTCGTCAACAACGAGGACACCCGGCGCACCGCCTACACGATCACGATCGACGCCGCCTCGGGCATCACCACCGGCATCGACGCGCACGACCGCTCCCGCACGCTGAACCTGCTGGCCGACTCCGCGTCGACGCCCGCGAGCTTCATCCGCCCCGGGCACGTGGTGCCCCTGCGTGCCGTGCCGGGCGGGGTGCGGCAGCGCCCCGGGCACACTGAGGCCGCCGTCGACCTGATGCTGCTCGCCGGGCTCGCCCCGGTCGGTGTCATCGGCGAGATGATGTCGCACGACGGCTCGGCGATGAAGCTCGACGAGCTGCGCGAGGTCGCCCGCACCGAGGGGCTGCCCATCACGACGATCGCGCTGATGGTGCAGCATCTGAATGAGCTCGACGCCGCACCAGCGGTTCCGGATGCTCCGCCCCTCACCGTCGCGGAAGCCGCCGCCGTCGATCTGGCCGGCGCCCCCTCCGACGCCGCCCCGCGGGTGCAGTTCGAGGTCGAGACCACCGTGCCCACCACGCACGGCGCACTGCGGATGCGGGCCTACCGCGATCTGGTGACCGGCGCCGACCACGTCGCCATCCTGTCCGGCGACCTCGCGGCCGATCCGCGCGGCCCGATCGTGCGGGTGCACTCGGAGTGCCTGACCGGCGAGGCGTTCGGCTCGCTGAAGTGCGAGTGCGGCCCGCAGCTCGACGCGGCGCTCGACCGGATCGCGGCCGACGGCGGCGTGGTGATCTACCTGCGCGGCCACGAGGGCCGGGGCATCGGGCTGATCAACAAGCTGCGCGCCTACCGGCTGCAGGAGGACGGGCTCGACACGCTCGACGCCAACGTGGCGCTCGGTCTGCCCGCGGATGCGCGGGACTACGGCGCCGCAGTGGCGATCCTGAACGATCTGGGGGCGCCGCGCATCCGTCTGCTCACCAACAACCCCGACAAGGTCGCGCAGCTCGAGGCGCACGGCATCGAGGTCGCCGACCGCGAGCCGCTGATCGTCGGCGCCGGGGACTTCAACCGGAACTACCTCGACACCAAGCGCGACCGCATGGGGCACGTGCTGCCCGGCGCGCACTGA